The Agarilytica rhodophyticola genome has a window encoding:
- a CDS encoding choice-of-anchor B family protein — MKNTQLRYIASFCMLLSSVAFGHSAMFPDSFKFDDSNEGTPTTLLKSLQEGSSAVAASTCVGGSANGFPCDKVDFQSFLAKANMGGGSGNLNDIWGWTDPLTGNEIAIVGRVAGTSFVDITNPASPVFLGYLPSHNGGRDSWRDIKVYNDHAFIVADGGGNPTHGLQVFDLNTLRNLSNPGGTLSETAHLGGFGPAHNIAINEDTGYAYIVGSNQCSGGLYMVDITNPTSPSFAGCFSADGYTHDTQCVVYAGPDTTYRGREICAAYNEDTITFVDVTNKSNPVQISREGYSGSRYTHQGWFLNDSHEILIMNDELDETRRGINTTSYIWDVSDLDNPREIGRYVGPTAATDHNLYTKDNFIFEANYRAGLRILSTDNITNGQLEEVAVFDTIPGSNSAQMSGAWSSYPYFESGNVILSDIGTGLFVVAPDWDAINGNPPTPTPTPTPLPNGCFYAATFESASEGWTNTGSSCSTGSFVRGTPTETTTGGAILQVGGAAVGSGAWFTAPNTAIGTDDVDGGTCQTTSPAIDASSASSVDVSLAYFHGQRDPGDDASDGFVIEILNNGNVVNTLVNIGDVASAAAWANAAATVANPGSIQIRVRATDGASGGDIIEGGIDQVLVCPTAPGGPTPTPTPTPTPTPAPTCTVEQGFESGSGGWTNSTASSCSTGDFVTGTPSEQNNGGVTTQVGGANTGSNAYFTATNTTAGSNDVDGGTCIATSPSYSVGSASTLSLAYFHGQRDGGDDAGDGFSIEFSTDGGNSFNSLVSVGDVISNASWTNASAQIPAGSNVVLRVQCSDAAAGGDLVECGIDDVNICSN, encoded by the coding sequence ATGAAGAACACGCAACTTAGATATATTGCATCGTTTTGTATGTTGTTGTCTTCTGTGGCTTTTGGCCATAGTGCCATGTTTCCGGATTCCTTTAAGTTTGATGACTCAAACGAAGGTACTCCCACAACATTACTAAAGTCTCTACAAGAAGGCAGTTCGGCTGTAGCAGCTTCTACATGTGTAGGTGGCTCTGCTAATGGTTTCCCCTGTGATAAGGTTGATTTTCAATCTTTTCTTGCAAAAGCAAATATGGGTGGCGGCTCCGGAAATTTGAATGATATTTGGGGATGGACAGACCCTCTTACTGGTAATGAAATAGCAATTGTAGGAAGAGTTGCTGGAACTTCTTTTGTTGATATTACCAATCCTGCAAGCCCTGTTTTTCTAGGATATCTGCCATCTCATAATGGTGGAAGGGATTCTTGGCGGGATATAAAAGTATATAACGACCATGCTTTCATCGTTGCTGATGGTGGTGGTAACCCTACTCATGGTTTGCAAGTATTTGACTTGAATACCCTGAGAAACCTTAGTAACCCCGGTGGGACTTTAAGTGAAACAGCACATCTAGGTGGTTTTGGTCCTGCACATAATATTGCGATTAATGAAGATACGGGTTATGCCTATATTGTTGGTAGCAACCAGTGTAGCGGTGGGTTATATATGGTTGATATTACCAACCCAACATCGCCTTCTTTCGCGGGATGTTTTTCTGCTGATGGTTATACCCATGATACTCAGTGTGTAGTCTATGCCGGCCCAGATACCACTTATCGTGGACGTGAAATATGTGCCGCTTATAACGAAGACACGATTACTTTTGTTGACGTTACTAATAAGTCTAACCCTGTTCAAATTTCACGTGAAGGTTACAGTGGCTCTCGCTATACGCACCAAGGCTGGTTTTTAAATGATAGTCATGAAATTCTCATTATGAATGATGAATTGGATGAGACGCGACGTGGGATTAATACAACATCTTATATTTGGGATGTGAGTGACCTCGATAATCCTCGTGAAATTGGTCGCTATGTAGGGCCAACTGCTGCAACTGATCATAACTTGTATACCAAAGATAACTTTATTTTTGAAGCCAACTACCGAGCAGGACTACGTATTTTATCGACAGACAATATTACTAATGGTCAATTAGAAGAAGTTGCTGTTTTTGATACCATTCCAGGGTCTAACAGTGCACAGATGTCTGGTGCATGGAGTAGTTATCCTTACTTCGAAAGTGGCAATGTAATCCTAAGTGATATCGGTACAGGTTTATTTGTGGTTGCGCCCGATTGGGATGCGATTAACGGCAACCCGCCAACCCCGACACCGACGCCAACACCATTGCCCAATGGGTGTTTCTATGCAGCAACATTTGAAAGCGCTTCCGAAGGATGGACCAATACCGGCAGTAGCTGCAGCACTGGCTCATTCGTTCGTGGAACACCAACAGAAACCACAACAGGCGGTGCGATTTTGCAAGTTGGCGGAGCTGCCGTAGGTTCGGGTGCTTGGTTTACTGCACCTAATACTGCGATCGGTACTGATGATGTGGACGGTGGAACTTGTCAGACCACGTCGCCTGCCATCGATGCCTCTAGTGCAAGTAGTGTTGATGTGTCGCTTGCTTATTTCCATGGGCAACGAGATCCTGGTGATGACGCTAGTGATGGCTTTGTTATCGAGATATTAAATAACGGTAACGTAGTTAACACATTGGTTAATATTGGTGATGTTGCTAGCGCTGCAGCATGGGCCAACGCGGCAGCAACAGTGGCTAATCCTGGGTCTATCCAAATCCGCGTGCGTGCAACAGATGGTGCATCTGGTGGTGATATTATCGAAGGCGGCATCGACCAAGTGTTAGTTTGTCCAACAGCACCAGGTGGTCCAACGCCTACACCAACTCCCACGCCAACGCCTACTCCAGCACCTACATGTACAGTTGAGCAAGGATTTGAATCCGGCAGCGGTGGTTGGACAAACTCAACAGCATCAAGCTGTAGCACAGGTGACTTTGTCACTGGCACTCCATCAGAGCAAAATAATGGTGGTGTGACAACTCAGGTTGGCGGTGCCAATACAGGTAGTAATGCTTATTTCACAGCTACTAACACAACTGCAGGCTCTAACGATGTGGATGGTGGTACCTGTATCGCTACATCGCCAAGCTATAGCGTTGGCTCGGCGTCCACATTATCTCTTGCTTACTTCCACGGTCAGCGTGATGGTGGTGATGATGCTGGAGATGGCTTTAGTATTGAGTTCTCTACCGATGGTGGTAATAGCTTTAATTCGCTAGTGTCTGTTGGCGATGTTATTTCCAATGCGTCGTGGACAAATGCTAGTGCGCAAATCCCTGCAGGCTCAAACGTTGTTCTTAGAGTGCAATGTTCTGATGCAGCCGCTGGGGGTGACTTAGTAGAGTGTGGTATCGACGACGTTAATATATGCTCTAACTAA
- a CDS encoding peroxidase family protein → MSIINTALKIKDHIPCTKQLINRIATNSVCNSIKPRPNAFSLWSHVAKPEEKDEQGPVGEYTTWPMLTDKRYSARHLPPADQEYIDRLPKDVAYNPENNTVGDITALFAREGEMKTGRSSMLFMFFAQWFTDSVLRVDSSDRRKNTSNHNVDLCQIYGLTEESANILRSKEKGKLKSQKINGEEYLDYLGEVGGDGKWKVKDCYKGLPYTSEKILNEIVRGWDDSRKHKLYATGLERGNSSIGYVAISTIFMREHNRLCDELSGAYPSWDDERLFQTARMINTVILLKLVIQDYINHITGGELFYLDHTFAEEQNWYRTPWISIEFDLLYRWHGLIPDVIKFGDQEYGHTQYRMNNGALEDIGLVQLIDAVSKQNAGTISLKNVPTFMLGAEYATLKMGRDFRLCSYNKYRELYGLDKLSSFDELTHDSSLAAKLKELYKDIDNVEFVIGIFAQSGEGDALFGDLLNTMVAYDAFTQIYTNPLLSKNIYTTDTLSEVGMEIIKQTNSFQSVLDRNNTSSFNAKAIFSL, encoded by the coding sequence ATGAGTATTATCAATACAGCCCTTAAGATTAAGGATCATATTCCGTGCACAAAGCAACTTATAAATAGAATCGCTACCAATAGTGTTTGTAACTCAATAAAACCTAGGCCAAATGCATTTAGTTTATGGTCGCATGTTGCTAAACCAGAAGAAAAGGATGAGCAGGGCCCCGTAGGTGAGTATACCACTTGGCCTATGTTGACAGATAAGCGTTATTCCGCAAGACATTTACCTCCAGCTGATCAGGAATACATAGATCGTTTACCTAAAGATGTAGCCTATAACCCTGAAAATAATACTGTTGGCGATATTACCGCACTGTTTGCTCGAGAAGGAGAGATGAAAACAGGACGTTCGTCTATGCTGTTTATGTTTTTTGCACAGTGGTTTACAGATAGTGTTTTGAGAGTTGACTCCTCAGATAGAAGGAAAAACACTTCCAACCATAATGTTGATTTGTGCCAAATATATGGGCTTACTGAAGAGTCAGCCAACATTTTAAGAAGCAAAGAGAAGGGCAAATTAAAAAGCCAAAAAATTAATGGAGAAGAGTATCTGGATTATCTTGGCGAAGTTGGTGGCGATGGAAAATGGAAAGTTAAAGATTGCTATAAAGGCCTACCTTATACCTCCGAAAAAATTTTAAATGAAATCGTAAGAGGATGGGATGATTCAAGAAAGCATAAACTTTATGCCACAGGCTTGGAGCGAGGGAACTCTTCCATTGGTTATGTGGCAATTAGTACTATTTTTATGAGAGAACACAATCGACTGTGCGATGAATTATCAGGAGCTTATCCCTCTTGGGATGATGAACGCCTATTTCAGACCGCAAGAATGATTAACACGGTAATTTTATTAAAGTTGGTTATCCAAGATTATATTAATCATATTACTGGTGGGGAATTATTTTATCTTGATCATACTTTTGCTGAAGAGCAAAACTGGTATAGAACGCCTTGGATTAGTATTGAATTTGATTTGTTATATCGTTGGCACGGCTTGATACCTGATGTTATAAAATTTGGCGATCAAGAATATGGTCACACACAATATAGAATGAATAATGGAGCGCTTGAAGATATAGGCTTAGTCCAGCTAATCGATGCGGTATCTAAACAAAATGCAGGGACAATAAGTCTTAAAAACGTTCCTACTTTTATGCTTGGTGCTGAATATGCAACATTAAAGATGGGCAGAGATTTTAGACTTTGCTCCTATAATAAATACCGGGAGTTGTATGGACTCGATAAACTATCATCCTTTGATGAGCTAACTCATGACTCCAGTCTTGCCGCTAAGTTAAAAGAGTTATATAAAGATATTGATAATGTTGAGTTCGTCATAGGTATTTTTGCGCAAAGTGGTGAAGGTGATGCCCTATTCGGTGATTTACTGAATACTATGGTTGCTTACGATGCTTTTACACAAATATATACCAATCCATTACTTTCCAAGAACATTTACACTACAGATACTTTGTCTGAAGTTGGAATGGAAATTATAAAACAGACCAATAGCTTTCAAAGCGTGTTAGACAGGAATAATACAAGTAGCTTTAACGCTAAGGCTATTTTTAGTTTGTAA
- a CDS encoding FixH family protein, translated as MIFKVNYNVLALCLSLTFFSTVVSAVPSKQSNNLFNHANNLLDKANLAEKKSSEEIVSANKIRKELNKLRSKVRKAKDSSERNNLTKQADNLASQLKNLQDSGSKLREENKHLFKQSLEVFEEAIVERWGKKIRNRKPVSMDSETTSFISHNTRFRSVHPNMLNKMGTPTDNINPENVNKEMSLLVPALAGQNAPPDLDISSFQISRKQQYFAHIEVVSTTQQGEVLAPLNEIHKWHLILSNLSGEPIENANVEIIGHMPGHVHGLPTEPRVTEEVEPGVYKVEGVKFQMKGWWVMQFNVTDEKASSKDDSVVFNLVF; from the coding sequence ATGATTTTCAAAGTTAACTATAACGTTTTAGCTTTATGTCTTTCCTTAACGTTCTTTAGCACAGTTGTTTCTGCTGTTCCCTCAAAGCAGAGCAATAACTTATTTAATCATGCTAACAATCTTTTAGACAAGGCCAACCTCGCTGAGAAAAAATCCAGTGAAGAAATTGTTAGTGCAAATAAAATTCGCAAAGAGCTCAATAAGCTACGCTCAAAAGTAAGAAAAGCGAAAGATAGTAGTGAAAGAAATAATTTAACAAAGCAAGCCGATAACCTTGCATCACAGCTAAAAAATCTTCAGGACAGCGGTAGCAAGTTACGTGAAGAAAATAAGCATCTATTTAAGCAATCCTTAGAAGTATTTGAAGAAGCTATTGTTGAACGCTGGGGGAAAAAAATTCGTAACCGTAAGCCTGTATCTATGGATAGTGAGACCACTTCGTTTATTTCTCATAATACACGCTTTCGCAGTGTTCATCCCAATATGTTAAATAAAATGGGTACGCCAACGGATAATATTAACCCTGAGAATGTTAATAAAGAAATGTCACTGTTAGTTCCTGCATTAGCTGGGCAAAATGCACCACCAGACTTAGATATTAGCTCTTTTCAAATCTCACGAAAACAACAATACTTCGCCCATATTGAGGTGGTATCGACTACTCAACAAGGTGAAGTTTTAGCGCCATTAAATGAGATACATAAATGGCATTTGATATTGAGCAATTTGTCTGGAGAGCCTATCGAGAATGCCAATGTGGAAATTATAGGCCATATGCCAGGGCATGTTCATGGCCTTCCCACAGAACCAAGAGTGACCGAGGAAGTAGAACCGGGAGTTTATAAGGTTGAAGGTGTAAAATTTCAAATGAAAGGCTGGTGGGTAATGCAGTTCAACGTTACTGATGAAAAAGCAAGTAGTAAAGATGATTCTGTTGTTTTTAATTTAGTATTTTAA
- a CDS encoding flavin reductase family protein codes for MSNEQELSVALKQGMRNLASGVCVISALTEDGERVAMTASSVTSVSDAPPSLLVCVNKAAKMDSALAKTSDFTVNILSKDQQEVSNTCAKPAEGESRFNVGNWSVDKTTGLSYLEDALSVFICEKSQVVPYGTHNIYIGNIRKVHFGSGEPDILVYAKGAYYNI; via the coding sequence ATGAGTAATGAACAAGAATTATCAGTTGCACTTAAACAAGGAATGCGGAATCTTGCCTCTGGTGTTTGTGTGATCAGTGCTCTGACAGAAGATGGAGAACGAGTTGCAATGACGGCCTCCTCTGTCACTTCTGTGTCTGACGCCCCTCCTTCGTTACTCGTATGTGTCAACAAAGCGGCAAAAATGGATTCAGCCTTAGCTAAGACATCGGACTTTACCGTCAATATTTTGAGTAAAGATCAACAAGAGGTGTCTAATACCTGTGCAAAACCCGCGGAAGGGGAGAGCCGCTTTAATGTGGGCAATTGGTCTGTGGATAAAACTACAGGTCTATCGTATTTAGAAGATGCTCTGTCTGTATTTATTTGTGAGAAAAGTCAGGTAGTACCTTACGGCACTCATAATATTTATATCGGTAATATTCGCAAAGTACATTTTGGCAGTGGCGAACCCGATATTTTAGTATATGCCAAAGGTGCTTATTATAATATCTAG